In a genomic window of Diadema setosum chromosome 3, eeDiaSeto1, whole genome shotgun sequence:
- the LOC140226712 gene encoding uncharacterized protein translates to MGSFVGGMCMPMLTAKIYQTWGLRTSILLFGGLLLHFVPIGLIFKTPAPKRTHGTKQMTDSRKHETIECDNADKVEFLETAPCLQDAESKDAPVEVERTPSAALQENRTVSPYNVLLRIFGFISQALDVPALREERLVSALLLPSKFLADITYVGWYMYQVSLALSAGVDPNLASFLPVVTGLGGIVMRSLCTATLLCLPNSGLTLMAACEVIAICGLVLYPLGYYYYQLMMLSFVVGFGIAGTFPAFYAVLSRVISEKNFPAMMTYSLCSCGLGGLTGGLLLGKIVDVTGSFAVVFWVEAGMLGASLMLLLCFGFVRWRKRKIDDELRSAVNL, encoded by the exons ATGGGGTCATTTGTGGGAGGAATGTGCATGCCAATGCTGACGGCCAAAATCTACCAGACGTGGGGTCTCCGCACGTCCATTCTCCTTTTCGGCGGCTTGCTTCTCCACTTCGTACCTATAGGGCTCATCTTCAAGACGCCAGCGCCTAAACGTACGCATGGGACCAAGCAGATGACGGACTCGAGAAAACATGAAACAATCGAATGCGACAACGCAGACAAGGTCGAATTCCTTGAGACAGCACCCTGCTTGCAGGACGCTGAGTCTAAAGATGCGCCGGTAGAGGTAGAAAGAACGCCGTCCGCTGCACTCCAGGAAAACAGAACAGTGTCGCCTTACAACGTTCTCCTCCGGATTTTCGGGTTTATATCGCAGGCACTTGATGTACCGGCCTTGCGCGAGGAGCGGCTTGTAAGTGCCCTGCTTCTGCCCAGCAAGTTCCTTGCCGATATCACCTACGTAGGATGGTACATGTACCAGGTCTCACTGGCACTTTCAGCAGGCGTGGATCCGAACTTGGCCTCTTTCTTACCCGTAGTAACGGGTCTGGGTGGCATCGTGATGCGATCTCTGTGCACTGCAACTCTGCTCTGTTTGCCAAACAGCGGTCTCACTCTTATGGCTGCGTGCGAAGTTATAGCCATCTGCGGTTTAGTCCTGTACCCACTGGGGTATTACTACTACCAGTTAATGATGTTATCATTCGTCGTGGGGTTTGGAATAGCAGGAACTTTTCCCGCCTTTTACGCGGTTCTGTCCAGGGTAATCTCCGAAAAGAACTTTCCCGCTATGATGACATACAGTCTGTGCAGCTGCGGCCTCGGGGGATTAACGGGGGGTCTTCTACTTG GCAAGATCGTTGACGTCACCGGCTCCTTCGCCGTAGTCTTCTGGGTGGAGGCGGGGATGTTGGGGGCGTCGTTGATGCTGCTTCTGTGCTTTGGTTTCGTCAGGTGGCGAAAAAGGAAGATTGACGACGAATTAAGAAGCGCTGTTAATCTATGA